The Anabrus simplex isolate iqAnaSimp1 chromosome 1, ASM4041472v1, whole genome shotgun sequence genome window below encodes:
- the LOC136858138 gene encoding protein FAM32A, whose translation MSEYECVARGPLKLKSDSGVKKKKKKNKSKAVELELRKLAEVNKDAKELQQPSKEIQRTKAELAFQKMQEKMQKERILQKASKTHKQRVEEFNRHLDGLTEHFDIPKVSWTK comes from the exons ATGTCTGAGTACGAATGTGTTGCTCGAGGTCCTTTAAAACTGAAATCTGATTCTGGGGTGAAAAA aaagaagaagaaaaataaaagcaAGGCTGTGGAGCTGGAGCTTCGTAAACTTGCAGAAGTGAATAAAGATGCAAAGGAACTGCAACAGCCCTCCAAAGAAATTCAAAGAACTAAAGCTGAACTTGCTTTTCAAAAGATGCAAGAAAAAATG CAAAAGGAACGTATCTTGCAGAAAGCATCAAAGACTCACAAGCAACGTGTAGAAGAATTCAACAGACACCTTGATGGTCTAACAGAACATTTTGATATACCCAAAGTCAGTTggacaaaataa